From a region of the Rhinopithecus roxellana isolate Shanxi Qingling chromosome 8, ASM756505v1, whole genome shotgun sequence genome:
- the LOC104658785 gene encoding olfactory receptor 10K2: MERVNETVVREFIFLSFSSLARLQQLLFVIFLLLYLFTLGINAIIISTIVLDRTLHIPMYFFLAILSCSEICYTFVIVPKMLADLLAQRKTISFLGCAIQMFSFLFLGCSHSFLLAVMSYDRYVAICNPLRYSVLMGHGMCMGLVAAACACGFTVAQIITSLVFHLPFYSSNQLHHFFCDISPVLKLESHHNHFSQIVIFMLCTLVLAIPLLLILVSYVHIISAILQFPSTLGRYKAYSTCVSHLIIVTVHYGCASFIYLRPQSNYSSSQDALISVSYTIITPLFNPMIYSLRNKEFKSALCRIVRRTISLS, encoded by the coding sequence ATGGAGCGGGTCAATGAGACTGTGGTGAGAGAGTTCATCTTCCTCAGCTTCTCATCCCTggccaggctgcagcagctgcttTTTGTTATCTTTCTGCTCCTCTACCTGTTCACTCTGGGCATCAATGCAATCATCATTTCCACCATCGTGCTGGACAGAACCCTTCATATCCCCATGTACTTCTTCCTTGCCATCCTCTCCTGCTCTGAGATTTGCTACACCTTCGTCATTGTACCCAAGATGCTGGCTGACCTGCTGGCCCAGAGGAAGACCATTTCTTTCCTGGGCTGTGCCatccaaatgttttctttcctcttccttggcTGCTCTCACTCCTTCCTGCTGGCAGTCATGAGTTATGATCGTTATGTGGCCATCTGTAACCCACTGCGCTACTCAGTGCTCATGGGACATGGGATGTGTATGGGACTAGTGGCTGCTGCCTGTGCCTGTGGCTTCACTGTTGCACAGATCATCACATCCTTGGTATTTCACCTGCCCTTTTATTCCTCCAATCAACTACATCACTTCTTCTGTGACATCTCTCCTGTCCTCAAGCTGGAATCTCACCATAACCACTTTAGTCAGATTGTCATCTTCATGCTGTGTACGTTGGTCCTGGCTATCCCCTTATTATTGATCTTGGTGTCCTATGTTCACATCATCTCTGCCATACTTCAGTTTCCTTCCACATTGGGTAGGTACAAAGCTTATTCCACCTGTGTATCTCACCTCATTATTGTCACTGTCCACTATGGCTGTGCCTCCTTTATCTACTTAAGGCCTCAGTCCAACTACTCCTCAAGCCAGGATGCTCTAATATCAGTATCCTACACTATTATAACTCCATTGTTCAACCCAATGATTTATAGCTTGAGAAATAAAGAGTTCAAATCAGCTCTTTGTAGAATTGTGAGAAGAACAATTTCCCTGTCATAA